From Vogesella sp. XCS3, the proteins below share one genomic window:
- a CDS encoding MarR family winged helix-turn-helix transcriptional regulator translates to MDTTTPSPLLLDQQLCFALYSTSLAMNKLYRSVLTPLGLTYPQYLVMMVLWEGDELTVSDIGQRLFLDSATLTPLLKRLEAGELISRQRSASDERQVIIRLTDAGRSLRQQAEAIPPAVFCAAGCSLDELRQLKASLEALRGQLSQATGDL, encoded by the coding sequence ATGGATACCACTACCCCGTCGCCGCTACTGCTGGACCAACAGCTGTGCTTTGCGCTGTACTCCACCAGCCTGGCCATGAACAAACTCTACCGCAGCGTGCTCACGCCGCTGGGGCTGACCTACCCGCAGTACCTGGTGATGATGGTGCTATGGGAGGGCGACGAGCTGACCGTGTCCGATATAGGCCAGCGGCTGTTTCTGGATTCTGCCACGCTGACACCGCTGCTCAAACGCCTGGAAGCCGGCGAGCTGATCAGCCGCCAGCGCAGCGCCAGCGACGAGCGGCAGGTCATCATCCGCCTGACCGACGCCGGCCGCAGCCTGCGCCAGCAAGCCGAGGCGATTCCACCCGCCGTGTTTTGCGCTGCCGGCTGCAGCCTGGACGAGCTGAGACAGCTGAAAGCCAGCCTGGAAGCGCTGCGCGGCCAACTGTCGCAAGCCACAGGCGATCTCTGA
- a CDS encoding CsgG/HfaB family protein, producing the protein MHKITRSLSIAALAIASSAVLADTKVEQMAIPVVKCQASTGKTIAINTLECTAASCQAQGGPGGGMAALAGLIAGNGGVQGIGNGMRSMLTNAIRETGCFKLVDLEQFKKMREMLAATGQTVAPPKIDLMIAGQITALELSKEGGALGGGFIPLLGLISKNTEKASMQLDLTSMNPQTLEIHEARSFAANSDKSSWGFAAVGGGVGGGWSISKSLALDMVARDIIVSSANYLAETYAAGNITSRPAPAPAN; encoded by the coding sequence ATGCATAAAATCACTCGCTCCCTCTCCATTGCAGCCCTTGCCATCGCCAGCAGCGCGGTACTGGCTGACACCAAAGTAGAACAAATGGCCATCCCGGTGGTGAAATGCCAGGCCTCCACCGGCAAAACCATTGCCATCAATACACTGGAATGTACCGCCGCCAGCTGCCAGGCCCAGGGCGGCCCCGGCGGTGGCATGGCTGCACTGGCTGGCTTGATCGCTGGTAACGGCGGTGTGCAGGGCATCGGCAACGGCATGCGCTCCATGCTGACTAATGCCATTCGCGAAACCGGCTGCTTCAAGCTGGTGGACCTGGAACAGTTCAAGAAAATGCGCGAGATGCTGGCGGCTACCGGCCAGACCGTGGCCCCGCCTAAAATCGACCTGATGATTGCCGGCCAGATCACGGCACTGGAGCTTTCCAAAGAAGGCGGCGCCTTGGGTGGCGGCTTCATTCCGCTACTGGGGCTGATCTCCAAAAACACCGAAAAAGCGTCCATGCAGCTTGACCTGACCTCCATGAACCCGCAGACACTGGAAATCCACGAAGCGCGCTCGTTTGCGGCCAACAGTGACAAATCCAGCTGGGGCTTCGCCGCCGTGGGTGGTGGTGTGGGCGGTGGCTGGTCCATTTCCAAGAGCCTGGCGCTGGACATGGTTGCGCGTGACATCATCGTGTCGTCGGCCAACTATCTGGCCGAGACCTACGCTGCCGGCAACATCACCAGCCGCCCGGCCCCGGCACCGGCCAACTAA
- a CDS encoding cysteine hydrolase family protein yields the protein MSTPHRALIVIDVQNEYFDGQLPISYPPREQTLPRILQAMDAANLAGVPVVVVRHIAAAGSPIFAAGSHGAALHPEVAARPYQLLLDKQYASCFTGTGLDAWLRERGIDTLTVCGYMTHNCDASTIIHASHDGYWVELLHDASGALPYRNAAGSASAEEIHRVYCTVMHTGFAAVASTDDWLAALASGSALAADNIYASHLRASGKLD from the coding sequence ATGAGCACCCCGCACCGCGCCCTGATCGTGATCGACGTACAGAACGAATACTTCGACGGCCAACTGCCCATCAGCTACCCGCCGCGCGAACAAACGCTGCCACGCATCCTGCAAGCCATGGATGCGGCCAACCTGGCCGGCGTGCCGGTGGTGGTGGTACGTCACATTGCAGCGGCCGGCAGCCCGATCTTTGCCGCCGGCAGCCACGGCGCGGCACTACACCCCGAGGTAGCTGCCCGCCCGTACCAGCTGCTGCTGGATAAACAGTACGCCAGCTGCTTTACCGGCACCGGGCTGGACGCCTGGCTGCGCGAACGCGGCATCGACACGCTGACCGTATGCGGCTACATGACGCACAACTGCGACGCCAGCACCATCATCCACGCCAGCCACGACGGCTACTGGGTGGAGCTGCTGCACGACGCCAGCGGCGCGCTGCCCTACCGCAACGCCGCCGGCAGCGCCAGCGCCGAGGAAATCCACCGCGTGTACTGCACCGTGATGCACACCGGCTTCGCCGCCGTAGCCAGCACCGACGACTGGCTGGCCGCGCTGGCCAGCGGCAGCGCGCTGGCGGCGGACAATATCTACGCCTCGCACCTACGGGCGAGCGGCAAACTGGATTGA
- a CDS encoding helix-turn-helix domain-containing protein has product MGRQVAVVAFDGISPFHLAVPCAVFGERHGAALGYRLQVCSWEAGPLASSAGFQLQALAGLDVLAQADVVIVPSWRNVDESAAPALLQALRDAHARGAVVMGLCLGAYVLAQAGLLDGMTATTHWAFADDFAARFPAVTVLPDSLYLDDGQVLTSAGTAAAIDCCLHLLRCQCGAAAAGQVARYLVTPPHRQGGQAQYIAQPLPANARDDRLSGLLDAVRASLVQPHTLDSLAARALMSRRTFTRHFRQLTGSTVQQWLLAERLARAQQLLESTVLTVEAIAQQAGFGSALSLRQHFRRRFGVSPSDWRRSFAG; this is encoded by the coding sequence ATGGGCAGGCAGGTGGCAGTAGTGGCTTTTGACGGGATCAGCCCGTTTCATCTGGCGGTACCGTGCGCGGTGTTTGGCGAGCGCCACGGCGCGGCGCTGGGTTACCGTTTGCAGGTGTGCAGCTGGGAGGCCGGGCCGTTGGCCAGCAGTGCCGGCTTCCAGCTGCAGGCGCTGGCAGGGCTGGATGTGCTGGCGCAGGCCGACGTGGTGATCGTGCCCAGCTGGCGTAATGTGGACGAGTCGGCCGCACCGGCGCTGTTGCAGGCGCTGCGCGACGCCCACGCCCGTGGCGCGGTGGTGATGGGTTTGTGTCTGGGGGCCTACGTGTTGGCGCAGGCGGGTTTGCTGGATGGCATGACGGCTACCACGCACTGGGCCTTTGCCGACGATTTTGCCGCACGCTTTCCGGCGGTAACCGTCCTGCCCGATAGCTTGTACCTGGATGATGGCCAGGTGCTGACGTCGGCCGGCACCGCTGCGGCCATCGACTGCTGCCTGCACCTGTTGCGCTGTCAGTGCGGTGCGGCGGCGGCAGGGCAGGTGGCGCGTTACCTGGTGACGCCGCCGCACCGCCAGGGAGGCCAGGCGCAGTACATTGCCCAGCCACTGCCGGCGAATGCCCGTGACGATCGCCTAAGCGGCCTGCTGGACGCGGTGCGCGCCAGCCTGGTGCAGCCGCATACGCTGGATAGCCTTGCAGCGCGGGCGCTGATGAGCCGGCGTACCTTTACCCGGCATTTTCGCCAGCTAACCGGCAGTACGGTGCAGCAGTGGTTGCTGGCCGAGCGCCTGGCGCGGGCGCAGCAGCTGCTGGAAAGCACGGTGTTGACTGTGGAGGCCATCGCGCAGCAGGCCGGTTTTGGCAGTGCGCTGTCACTCAGGCAGCACTTTCGCCGCCGTTTCGGTGTGTCGCCCAGTGACTGGCGCCGCAGCTTTGCCGGCTAG
- a CDS encoding MliC family protein, with protein sequence MKKLLITTLSCLPVLALAQSPSFPCRQAGSSAERLVCQTPQLAKLDRQLASTYRSALAKTGQPQQVTLKAEQRGWVKGRNDCWKAGDLAACVRDSYTLRIAELQARYQLLPAQAVVRYQCGANAANEMQVRFYGTEPATLIAERGDRSELMYQQPAASGARYAGRNSWLWEHHGEATVVWEWQGQEEVCQAQP encoded by the coding sequence ATGAAAAAGCTGCTCATCACCACGCTATCTTGCCTGCCCGTGCTAGCACTGGCGCAAAGCCCGTCCTTCCCCTGCCGCCAGGCCGGCAGCAGCGCCGAACGCCTGGTATGCCAAACCCCGCAACTTGCCAAGCTGGACCGCCAGCTAGCCAGTACCTACCGCAGCGCGCTAGCCAAAACCGGCCAGCCGCAACAGGTCACCCTGAAAGCCGAGCAGCGCGGCTGGGTAAAAGGGCGCAATGACTGCTGGAAAGCCGGCGACCTGGCGGCTTGTGTACGCGACAGCTACACGCTGCGCATTGCCGAGCTGCAGGCGCGTTACCAGCTGCTACCGGCGCAAGCCGTGGTGCGCTACCAATGCGGTGCCAATGCGGCCAACGAGATGCAGGTACGTTTCTACGGCACCGAACCCGCCACACTGATAGCCGAACGCGGCGACCGCAGCGAGCTGATGTACCAGCAGCCGGCCGCTAGCGGTGCCCGCTACGCGGGGCGTAACAGCTGGCTATGGGAACACCACGGCGAAGCCACCGTGGTGTGGGAATGGCAAGGCCAGGAAGAGGTGTGCCAGGCACAGCCGTGA